In Hermetia illucens chromosome 5, iHerIll2.2.curated.20191125, whole genome shotgun sequence, a single window of DNA contains:
- the LOC119656961 gene encoding probable E3 ubiquitin-protein ligase bre1: MGRQLEQAKASMGQTGKDIIRTSSKGEEDGTVPLIGGAEAPSSILKIPSFPDPTSPVTLLFPDETVPPGDKRKQLGPLKGQQGEAKTGSKPSIDRNSNETFLSTINEIRASHCENLEKMQKMYEERMQEMMKNHDREIESLRMTNEALRNMLQDIKAQIAALGGVGGVDANKLEQINKELDSELDICGQDKKLNKICMKIIKTSINCLSLRELRYLHCAVYRAGVKMKPTSIVHSEDINRCCECTGFICCLPSIPKDAEKKFIERINCLENELENANDLLQRLRDRYESKSGCNRRCCTGHSERYLHYSEPRTGLGTIMSAKRTKLVLPDEISSEEEGTGPTTTMEGNSSLLKRIAELEHEKADMAQQLECQLALINELQQQMAEMKAANMAAKQPAHQEQQQQLLNQQRQQQQQRQQQQQQQRKQQRQEQQQQQRQQQQPEEDDGMCLEVILQEEEGDPFNFVQRRKKLNKQKVSATIMHIWFLLELLTIRI, translated from the exons ATGGGAAGACAACTCGAACAAGCAAAAGCCTCAATGGGTCAGACAGGCAAAGACATTATTCGGACATCATCGAAAGGCGAAGAAGACGGTACAGTTCCTCTcattgggggagctgaagctcCTAGTTCGATATTGAAGATTCCTTCATTCCCTGATCCTACTAGTCCAGTCACTCTGCTGTTCCCTGATGAAACAGTTCCACCAGGGGATAAACGAAAACAGCTAGGACCATTGAAGGGTCAACAAGGTGAAGCCAAAACGGGTTCCAAGCCGTCCATAGATCGCAATTCAAACGAAACGTTCTTGTCAACCATAAATGAAATCCGGGCTAGCCATTGTGAGAATTTAGAAAAGATGCAGAAGATGTACGAGGAGCGGATGCAAGAGATGATGAAAAACCATGACAGGGAAATCGAATCGTTACGAATGACCAATGAAGCCCTTCGCAATATGCTGCAAGATATCAAGGCACAGATAGCCGCTCTGGGTGGGGTTGGTGGTGTCGATGCCAATAAACTAGAACAAATCAACAAAGAATTAGATTCTGAATTAGATATTTGCGGACAGGATAAGAAACTCAATAAGATATGCATGAAAATTATAAAGACATCGATAAATTGTCTCAGTTTACGAGAACTCAGGTACCTCCATTGCGCTGTGTATAGGGCGGGAGTGAAAATGAAACCAACATCTATTGTCCATTCGGAGGATATAAATCGTTGTTGCGAATGTACAGGATTCATCTGTTGTTTGCCAAGTATTCCAAAAGATGCCGAGAAGAAGTTCATTGAGAGAA TAAATTGCCTGGAAAATGAATTGGAGAATGCAAATGACCTTCTGCAACGCTTGCGGGATCGCTATGAATCGAAATCTGGTTGCAATCGTCGATGCTGCACTGGTCACTCTGAAAGGTACTTACATTAC agTGAACcaaggacgggcttggggacaataatgtccgccaagaggacaAAGTTAGTTCTACCGGACGAAATTTCGTCTGAAGAGGAGGGAACGGGCCCTACAACGACGATGGAGGGGAACTCGAGCCTCCTCAAGAGAATTGCGGAGCTGGAGCATGAAAAGGCTGACATGGCCCAGCAGTTGGAGTGCCAGTTGGCGCTCATCAACGAGCTGCAGCAGCAGATGGCCGAGATGAAAGCAGCCAACATGGCCGCGAAGCAGCCGGCCCATCAAGAACAACAGCAGCAACTACTGAACCAGCAgcggcagcagcagcagcaacggcagcagcagcagcagcaacaacggAAACAACAGCGACAggagcagcagcaacagcaacgACAGCAACAGCAGCCAGAAGAAGATGACGGCATGTGCCTGGAAGTCATCCTtcaggaggaggaaggagaccccttcaacttCGTGCAGCGAAGGAAGAAATTGAATAAACAAAAGGTTAGTGCAACTATT
- the LOC119656962 gene encoding cingulin-like protein 1: protein MEKDRAVKENDTLRGQISNEDIEDLLDQLNGCKRENQRLQGLLSEGGSRHFDEMFDELNELRSKMNECEEEKKKLNDRVQELEKLLQAKKQEAVDSCQARVAELEQQVAKLTKELEDSINNCAQQVAEMKNQINKDKVDLDEQLDKTIASQEDKQKDQESVINNCQQQLDELKAQLMQEVEKCRKEKEEMQKHVSKLEDAKDDLGKAEDEIVQDLSDIEQRLEQCMRENQTLQKERDDLGNQLKEAKITAQNEIDKLRDEMKQKEAREKEAASVQEKVENIAIDVNNGDEQLKATDCSAYIKKIDELKAAIAKHLEEIKKQADLLDNLKKEVEAAKVAKSELESELARTKADKESANQALKDQQLENLVKDIENERKKNKELEGLIAELEQKIKDLQNKPATIAPSTDINVQGAVEKVKDQLQAETNKNNTLSAELQACKASLADAQKKLEETQKALQQARIEIPQSDCERELANCRT from the exons ATGGAGAAAGATCGAGCGGTAAAAGAGAATGATACACTGCGTGGTCAAATTTCTAATGAAGACATTGAGGATTTGTTGGATCAGTTGAATGGCTGCAAGCGAGAGAATCAGAGACTGCAGGGGTTGCTAAGTGAGGGCGGTTCTCGGCATTTCGATGAGATGTTTGATGAACTTAATGAATTACGATCCAAGATGAATGAatgcgaagaagaaaaaaagaaactaaACGACAGAGTACAGGAGTTGGAAAAGCTTCTTCAGGCCA AAAAGCAGGAGGCAGTTGACTCTTGTCAGGCTCGTGTGGCCGAATTGGAACAACAGGTGGCGAAGTTGACCAAGGAGTTGGAGGACAGCATAAACAATTGTGCACAACAGGTTGCGGAGATGAAGAACCAAATAAATAAAGACAAAGTTGACTTAGATGAGCAACTGGACAAAACGATAGCGAGTCAGGAAGACAAACAGAAAGACCAGGAGAGTGTTATCAATAATTGCCAGCAACAACTTGACGAACTCAAAGCCCAGTTGATGCAGGAGGTTGAAAAGTGCCGAAAAGAGAAGGAAGAAATGCAGAAACATGTGTCGAAACTTGAGGATGCTAAGGATGATCTTGGAAAAGCCGAAGACGAAATTGTTCAGGATCTCAGTGATATTGAACAACGTCTGGAGCAATGCATGCGAGAGAATCAGACTCTCCAGAAAGAACGCGATGACTTGGGTAATCAACTGAAAGAAGCGAAAATCACCGCTCAAAATGAGATCGATAAACTGCGCGATgaaatgaaacaaaaagaa GCAAGGGAAAAGGAAGCCGCATCCGTACAGGAGAAAGTAGAGAATATCGCAATTGATGTTAATAATGGGGATGAACAGTTGAAAGCTACAGATTGTTCAGCGTACATCAAAAAAATCGATGAGTTGAAAGCGGCGATTGCTAAACACttagaagaaattaaaaagcAAGCAGACCTCCTGGACAATCTGAAGAAAGAAGTAGAAGCAGCGAAGGTTGCGAAATCCGAACTCGAATCCGAATTAGCAAGAACAAAAGCTGATAAGGAATCTGCAAATCAAGCACTGAAAGACCAG CAACTCGAGAACCTCGTGAAAGACATTGAAAATGAACGTAAGAAAAATAAGGAGCTGGAAGGACTGATTGCTGAGCTGGAGCAAAAAATTAAGGACCTTCAAAATAAGCCTGCTACGATAGCGCCGTCCACAGATATAAATGTTCAAGGTGCTGTTGAAAAAGTAAAGGATCAATTACAGGCGGaaaccaataaaaataatactttGAGTGCTGAATTGCAAGCATGCAAGGCCTCTTTGGCTGATGCGCAGAAAAAGCTGGAAGAGACTCAGAAAGCTTTGCAGCAAGCAAGGATCGAAATTCCACAATCAGATTGCGAGAGGGAGCTCGCAAACTGCAGGACATAA
- the LOC119657753 gene encoding NEDD8 ultimate buster 1-like produces the protein MSHIDNIIIQVRAELNRNSIKLWLDPYYIEDIGPIESEMERLARDFSSVLNIRYDYCLAAINELQSNAIEKLRSRKEFQETGIATLKVRTVQRTNGTNLLTLKLALTAPGKELQKKISEELKIPEEHVKLISAGKVLDPERPLSEQNVNNNQQLMAVIVENGTDANGECEMYDRVKKAKEDAVMMAKYDNESFMQLEDQDGNAIHIPPNERKSLVIALALHKKGRAALDRENYHEALILFLEADQEFTACNANLLETVDNYALLNLDIVWCYLCLKSLTQLPDAERRLIICEESFRRTYGDNMDRVRALKGNAANEKALMMRLHLLQAVVMFHQNRRSEAKGMFMLAEAELRSLKVDEASVSMLVDMGYSPTESRVALRACGGDIDRAVTHILERREAKKEARKKGKEELHLDRSLLKRGGEDWVNPRSLNTLVNMGFNKELAIVALKKSDNNIQTAIDMLQHNVDALASEVKNEELKVSDDLLNEITAIGFAPEVVQVALEQAFNNSERAIEILLKMQTDGTYDEILESLLANMPSTSAGASSRQEEAVKNLKKSSEKFKQTMEAYTRFAEDLSNEDEEYLDLPLVREENILKEYNRLLQ, from the exons ATGTCGCACATTGACAACATAATCATCCAAGTCCGGGCGGAGCTCAACCGGAACAGCATCAAACTCTGGCTGGATCCGTACTACATCGAGGACATTGGCCCCATCGAGTCGGAGATGGAG CGGCTGGCCCGGGACTTCAGCAGCGTCCTCAATATCCGGTACGACTACTGCCTGGCCGCCATCAACGAGCTCCAGTCGAACGCGATCGAAAAACTCCGCTCCAGGAAGGAATTTCAAGAAACTG GAATTGCCACTCTCAAGGTGCGGACCGTCCAGCGAACAAACGGTACTAACTTGCTCACACTCAAACTAGCCCTCACAGCGCCGGGCAAGGAACTCCAAAAGAAAATTTCGGAAGAGCTCAAGATCCCCGAGGAGCATGTCAAGTTGATTTCAGCAGGAAAAGTTCTAGACCCGGAGAGGCCGTTATCCGAGCAAA ATGTGAACAACAACCAACAGCTCATGGCAGTCATCGTTGAAAACGGCACGGACGCCAACGGTGAGTGTGAAATGTACGATCGCGTGAAGAAAGCTAAGGAAGACGCGGTTATGATGGCCAAGTACGATAACGAGAGCTTCATGCAGTTGGAGGACCAGGACGGCAACGCCATCCATATACCCCCCAACGAGCGCAAGTCCTTGGTGATCGCCCTTGCACTACACAAGAAGGGTCGCGCTGCCCTGGATCGCGAGAACTACCACGAAGCTCTCATTCTCTTCCTCGAGGCGGACCAGGAGTTCACGGCATGCAACGCGAACCTCCTCGAAACGGTGGACAACTACGCCCTCCTCAATCTGGACATCGTTTGGTGCTACCTTTGCCTAAAGAGCCTAACCCAACTGCCAGACGCTGAGCGTCGCCTTATCATTTGTGAGGAAAGTTTCCGGCGCACCTACGGCGACAACATGGATCGCGTGCGCGCTCTCAAGGGCAACGCAGCCAACGAGAAGGCGTTGATGATGCGCCTCCACCTCTTGCAAGCAGTGGTCATGTTCCATCAGAACCGTAGGAGCGAGGCCAAGGGCATGTTCATGCTCGCCGAGGCAGAACTGCGAAGCCTCAAGGTGGATGAGGCCAGCGTTTCTATGCTCGTCGACATGGGGTACAGCCCGACTGAGTCACGGGTGGCCCTACGGGCTTGCGGTGGAGACATCGATCGCGCCGTCACACATATCCTTGAACGACGGGAAGCAAAGAAGGAGGCGAGGAAGAAGGGCAAGGAAGAGTTGCATTTGGATCGGTCTTTGCTGAAACGGGGCGGAGAAGACTGGGTCAACCCCAGGAGCTTGAACACTTTGGTGAACATGGGATTCAACAAGGAGCTCGCCATTGTCGCACTAAAGAAGAGCGACAACAACATTCAGACCGCG ATCGATATGCTGCAACACAACGTAGACGCGCTCGCTTCCGAGGTGAAGAATGAGGAGCTGAAGGTCAGTGACGACCTATTAAATGAG ATTACGGCGATTGGCTTCGCCCCTGAGGTTGTCCAGGTAGCCCTCGAGCAAGCCTTCAACAATTCCGAGCGGGCGATTGAGATCCTATTGAAGATGCAAACCGACGGTACTTACGACGAGATATTGGAGAGTCTTCTTGCCAACATGCCATCCACAAGCGCCGGGGCCAGCAGCCGCCAAGAAGAAGCCGTGAAGAATCTAAAAAAGTCCTCGGAGAAGTTCAAACAGACAATGGAG GCTTACACCCGATTTGCTGAAGACTTGTCCAATGAGGACGAAGAGTATTTGGATTTGCCGCTGGTCCGCGAGGAGAACATCTTGAAAGAGTACAACCGGCTCTTGCAGTGA
- the LOC119656964 gene encoding uncharacterized protein K02A2.6-like, with protein MWIVLVDALSKWVEADVLYAATTRTLCEFLEEKFITFGYPEIIVSDNGSQFTSEEFRNYCQSHGIKHVTSSPYHPKTNGLAERFVRTFKERMKASEYDGLSQRQRLRTFLVTYRNTPHSFIGKAPSEFLLGRRLRTLFDNLKPNVRREMHFKHVKQNLQAEQSNREFQPAQPVFVKTDIEKMWEPANIVERTNRYSYRVRTKDGVERRRHADHIRERRVIPPSIDFRDVSDFNRNSFHYQSASPTANDEQEHQQSMQPGIPSHENGNKSEQGQHTEAQQIEHPVRRSQRLRNRPKRLVEEM; from the coding sequence ATGTGGATTGtgcttgttgatgctttatcaaaGTGGGTAGAAGCAGATGTACTTTATGCTGCCACCACAAGAACTTTGTGCGAATTCCTTGAGGAGAAGTTTATAACATTTGGTTATCCGGAAATTATTGTGTCGGATAATGGTAGTCAATTTACGTCAGAAGAGTTTCGAAATTATTGTCAAAGTCATGGAATAAAACATGTAACGTCTTCACCGTACCATCCGAAAACCAACGGACTAGCCGAACGATTCGTACGAACATTCAAGGAGCGCATGAAAGCCAGTGAATATGATGGTTTATCACAACGTCAGCGCTTGCGCACATTTCTAGTTACATATCGAAACACACCACACTCCTTTATAGGGAAGGCACCATCTGAATTTTTGCTAGGTCGACGCCTGCGAACTTTATTTGACAATCTGAAGCCTAATGTACGGCGAGAGATGCATTTTAaacatgtaaaacaaaatcttcaagCAGAGCAGTCTAACAGAGAGTTCCAACCAGCACAACCAGTATTCGTAAAGACAGACATCGAGAAAATGTGGGAACCAGCCAACATAGTCGAAAGAACAAATCGATATTCCTACCGTGTTCGAACAAAGGACGGTGTAGAAAGAAGACGACATGCAGATCATATCCGAGAACGGAGGGTAATACCACCATCAATCGACTTCCGGGATGTCTCAGATTTTAATCGAAACAGTTTCCATTACCAATCTGCAAGCCCGACAGCAAATGATGAACAGGAACATCAGCAGTCTATGCAGCCCGGTATACCGTCGCATGAAAACGGAAACAAGAGTGAACAAGGACAACACACCGAAGCACAACAAATTGAACATCCAGTACGGCGAAGCCAACGGCTAAGAAATCGACCCAAGAGACTAGTCGAAGAGATGTAA
- the LOC119656965 gene encoding uncharacterized protein K02A2.6-like → MSAIAKKRNIDVKINGVTCTMDWDPGASVSIISTDFWKQIGSPTLKGKPKLRAYGNFDLPCQGEAAVTVTLNKRTRSLKVAVVDNANPMLFGLEWNEAFNLPLPEPVYNVDRVNNHVQPTTKPLHQKLNDILEELFEEGLGKINNYHVKIHVKETATPIHIPARPVRFGIQKSVEFELERLQLLGIISPVDPNETPIEWATPTVNVVKRNGNICICGDFRVTLNPALVTIRHPVPTFENIRQQLAKGEKYTKLDLRDAYLQFEISPESRKYLIISTHKGYFQYNRMTPGISSAPGTFQNYMENLLAGIPNVAIYYDDIGITSPDEDSHLRSLREVFKRLREAGFRIEKNKCSFFQDSIDYLGHQFNRKGIYPVEDKLIAIKNAAIPTNKKELRSFLGLVNFYEKFIPNLHGACSELHASTGTKSQWRWSIKEQKQFDNVKHMIASARHLTPYDLTKPLYLATDASDVGLGAVLYHQDEANNELPIAYASRKLNEAEQKYATIDKEALATFFAVKKFDPYLRGTKFTLITDHKPLQHLLGDKRNLQKIVNNRLTRWALMLGAYNYDIQYRQGKYNILADCLLRLPNAHEAISEEAQKIHKIYAVIQTRKLDDIVLTEQELRKQAKHNLILRRVIELIERHWPDTKCMNNELKPYYDKREELSYENGILMWQGRIIVPDNLQEVTLRHLHRGHPGIGSMRASARYYVWWPNIDKDVEHTVKSCMACQRQRPK, encoded by the coding sequence ATGAGTGCCATTGCTAAGAAAAGAAACATTGACGTTAAGATAAACGGTGTCACGTGTACGATGGACTGGGATCCGGGCGCGTCAGTTTCCATTATAAGTACAGATTTTTGGAAACAGATCGGATCACCAACGCTTAAAGGGAAGCCAAAACTACGGGCTTATGGCAATTTCGATTTACCTTGCCAAGGGGAAGCTGCAGTGACAGTGACGCTGAACAAGCGAACGCGATCTTTGAAAGTAGCCGTGGTGGACAACGCGAATCCAATGTTATTTGGGTTAGAGTGGAATGAGGCCTTCAATTTGCCACTGCCCGAACCAGTGTACAACGTAGATCGTGTCAACAACCACGTGCAGCCGACAACGAAACCACTGCATCAGAAGTTAAATGACATATTGGAAGAGCTATTCGAAGAAGGActgggaaaaataaataactaccACGTTAAAATTCACGTAAAGGAAACAGCAACACCAATACATATTCCAGCCAGGCCAGTCCGATTCGGAATTCAAAAAAGCGTGGAATTCGAACTTGAAAGGTTACAGCTGCTTGGAATTATCTCACCTGTTGACCCCAACGAAACACCGATCGAATGGGCAACACCCACTGTCAACGTGGTTAAACGAAACGGAAATATATGTATTTGTGGTGATTTTCGTGTTACACTGAATCCAGCACTAGTAACAATACGACATCCAGTACCAACATTCGAAAACATCCGTCAGCAGCTTGCCAAGGGTGAGAAGTACACGAAATTAGATCTACGCGATGCCTATCTACAATTCGAGATTAGTCCAGAGTCAAGAAAATACCTAATCATATCCACACACAAAGGGTATTTTCAGTATAACCGTATGACTCCTGGTATATCGAGTGCACCcggaacatttcaaaattatatggaaaatcTACTTGCTGGCATACCCAACGTTGCAATCTATTACGACGACATAGGCATTACAAGTCCAGATGAAGATAGCCATCTAAGATCATTAAGAGAAGTTTTTAAACGTCTGCGTGAAGCTGGTTTTCGTATCGAAAAGAACAAATGTAGCTTTTTTCAAGACAGTATCGACTATTTGGGCCATCAATTCAACCGAAAAGGGATCTATCCAGTGGAAGACAAGCTGATAGCAATAAAAAATGCTGCAATACCCACTAACAAGAAGGAGTTACGATCCTTTCTGGGATTGGTCAATTTTTACGAGAAATTCATACCCAACTTACATGGAGCATGTTCCGAACTACACGCATCAACTGGTACAAAGTCGCAATGGCGATGGTCAATAAAGGAACAGAAACAATTTGATAATGTTAAACATATGATAGCTAGCGCTCGTCATCTAACTCCTTACGATCTCACAAAACCGCTTTATTTGGCAACAGACGCATCCGATGTAGGCCTTGGTGCTGTTTTATATCATCAGGACGAGGCTAACAACGAGTTACCTATCGCCTacgcgtcacgaaaattgaacgAAGCAGAACAAAAATACGCTACCATTGACAAGGAGGCATTAGCAACATTTTTCGCCGTGAAGAAATTTGATCCATATTTACGTGGGACAAAGTTTACATTAATTACGGATCACAAGCCGCTTCAACACCTGTTGGGAGACAaacgaaatttgcaaaaaatcgtAAACAACCGTCTGACGAGATGGGCACTAATGTTAGGTGCATACAATTACGATATACAGTATCGTCAAGGCAAATACAATATTCTAGCTGATTGCTTATTACGCTTACCAAACGCACATGAAGCAATTTCGGAGGAAGCGCAGaagattcataaaatttatgcGGTAATTCAAACACGGAAGCTTGATGATATTGTACTAACAGAACAGGAACTTAGGAAGCAGGCGAAACATAACCTAATATTACGACGAGTAATTGAGTTAATTGAGCGTCACTGGCCAGACACGAAGTGTATGAACAACGAGCTGAAACCATACTACGACAAACGGGAGGAACTATCATACGAAAACGGTATTTTGATGTGGCAAGGACGAATTATCGTGCCCGATAATCTTCAAGAAGTAACATTGAGGCATCTTCATAGAGGGCATCCAGGCATTGGCTCTATGCGTGCGTCAGCGAGGTACTATGTATGGTGGCCGAACATCGACAAGGACGTGGAACATACAGTGAAATCATGCATGGCATGTCAACGGCAACGCCCAAAATAA